From the Vibrio metoecus genome, one window contains:
- a CDS encoding GNAT family N-acetyltransferase — protein MTNFSLSAANSADLEQLNELMFRLHDEHHLQCPEHFKTAEEIEQEKSIARYLDDPECLVYVAKQQDQIVGFVTGHFCELVSTVSQAVTMGSVDELYVVPAFRGQGIANQLCHKLERVFKDYGVKQMFVEVWDFNRTAQDFYQSAGFVPHIHWLRKPLV, from the coding sequence ATGACCAACTTCTCACTTTCGGCAGCCAACAGTGCAGATTTAGAGCAACTTAATGAGTTGATGTTTCGATTGCACGATGAGCACCATCTGCAATGCCCAGAGCATTTCAAAACCGCAGAGGAGATTGAGCAAGAGAAAAGCATCGCTCGTTATTTGGATGATCCTGAGTGTTTGGTGTATGTCGCGAAGCAACAAGATCAGATAGTGGGTTTTGTGACTGGACATTTTTGTGAGCTGGTTTCTACCGTGAGTCAGGCGGTGACAATGGGCAGTGTCGATGAGCTTTATGTAGTTCCGGCATTTCGTGGACAAGGGATTGCCAATCAGCTATGTCATAAATTAGAGCGGGTTTTCAAAGATTACGGGGTCAAACAAATGTTTGTCGAAGTATGGGATTTTAACCGTACTGCCCAAGACTTTTACCAGAGTGCAGGCTTTGTGCCACATATCCACTGGTTACGTAAACCGCTTGTATAA
- a CDS encoding bifunctional NUDIX hydrolase/phosphatase PAP2 family protein, with amino-acid sequence MLAHVRTLWLVLGFTLSLGLSFSAMSSQEEEAAYRGALCLIRGDNKLVMTQEVLTGKLSLPGGTIEAGETPQMAAQRETWQETGMVVAVGRLLGHTPTALVYECISESQVIAYAYQNGLGGYELPIWFAPDYGVETISSMLITPSYIKANQYRYSEQWESILSLFNVSTDQTVDYVTELHKAAPRFQQVELDWLNQLQYGLAQLQKSMPWLQNIILSGMLFNLPVMGLVLFPLIYWQLGKPYCYKILFAMTVTSLLCLVAQQGFSLPRPHVYQPGLELFPSYGFGFPNLPIALWSCLGVLLWHVRQEFTHRWAMRIWAGVFIWLSFASFYSGSAFLSDIAAGSLFGGLVAWHIIRLDLKPGVNVQSLLTSKPVWWGLTIACAILSIIWPQPIFTQWLAFLVTISGLVTVLKPISAELSFREVLLMIVLLLLANEVISLAVSPLNYSSLYSLIGETLRYPALILLFVLLARRRVKPSLTTPVH; translated from the coding sequence TTGTTGGCACATGTTCGCACACTTTGGTTAGTGTTAGGCTTCACTCTGAGTTTAGGGCTCTCTTTTTCGGCTATGTCCAGCCAAGAAGAAGAGGCGGCGTATCGCGGCGCGTTATGTTTGATCCGTGGCGATAATAAGTTAGTGATGACGCAAGAGGTATTGACTGGAAAACTTTCGTTGCCCGGTGGCACGATTGAAGCGGGTGAAACACCCCAGATGGCGGCTCAGCGTGAAACCTGGCAAGAAACAGGCATGGTGGTTGCGGTGGGGCGTCTACTTGGCCACACTCCTACAGCGTTAGTTTATGAGTGCATCAGTGAATCACAGGTAATCGCTTACGCGTACCAAAATGGTTTAGGAGGGTATGAATTACCCATTTGGTTCGCGCCAGATTATGGAGTGGAAACGATCTCATCCATGCTGATCACTCCTAGTTATATCAAAGCGAATCAGTATCGATATTCAGAGCAGTGGGAGTCTATCCTCTCGCTGTTTAACGTGAGTACAGATCAAACCGTGGATTATGTGACTGAATTGCACAAAGCGGCACCTCGATTTCAGCAAGTGGAATTGGATTGGCTAAACCAGCTTCAATATGGGTTGGCACAGTTGCAAAAGAGCATGCCTTGGCTGCAAAACATCATCCTCAGCGGAATGCTTTTTAATCTTCCAGTGATGGGGTTAGTGTTGTTTCCTTTGATTTATTGGCAGCTTGGTAAACCCTATTGCTACAAAATTTTGTTTGCGATGACCGTCACCTCATTGCTTTGTCTGGTTGCTCAACAAGGTTTTTCTTTGCCAAGACCTCATGTTTACCAACCGGGATTAGAACTGTTCCCTAGCTATGGTTTTGGGTTCCCTAATTTGCCGATCGCGCTCTGGAGTTGCTTGGGGGTCTTGTTGTGGCACGTGCGACAAGAGTTTACGCACCGCTGGGCTATGCGCATTTGGGCTGGGGTATTTATCTGGTTATCTTTTGCTTCGTTTTATTCAGGCAGTGCCTTTCTCAGTGATATTGCGGCGGGCTCGCTGTTTGGTGGTTTAGTTGCATGGCACATTATTCGCCTCGATCTGAAACCGGGGGTTAATGTACAAAGTTTGTTGACCTCAAAGCCAGTTTGGTGGGGATTAACCATTGCTTGCGCAATTTTGTCGATTATCTGGCCACAACCCATTTTTACCCAGTGGTTGGCATTTTTAGTTACCATTTCTGGTTTAGTGACGGTACTGAAACCGATCTCGGCAGAGTTGTCATTTCGTGAAGTGTTATTGATGATTGTTCTCTTGCTGTTGGCGAATGAGGTGATTTCATTGGCAGTCAGCCCGCTCAATTACAGCTCGCTGTATTCTTTGATCGGTGAAACATTGCGTTATCCGGCGCTGATTTTGTTGTTTGTGCTGTTGGCACGCCGCCGAGTGAAACCTTCACTAACTACACCAGTGCATTAA
- a CDS encoding tripeptidase T produces the protein MSLINTQRLVDHFLQLIQIDSESGNEKQIAETLAEQLGELGFSVQKLPVPADVSNGFNLYARLDGTLNDSILFSCHMDTVKPGNGIEPVIEDGIIRSKGNTILGGDDKSGIAAILEAVRVLRDNQQAHKTIEIAFTVHEEGGLKGSEHFDMSKVQAQKAIVLDTGGPIGTIVRAAPGQQKIVAMIKGKPAHAGLVPEDGISAISVAADAITQMKLLRIDEETTANIGIVQGGQATNIVMPELKIVAEARSLNDAKLEAQVQHMIETFERAAEKHGAQVEIESTRAYNAFKLEEDNAHIQAIKASFEAIGVEPKTKLSGGGSDANNFNAKGLTTVNLSTGMAKVHTTEEYIAIADMVKIAEFVCAYTTA, from the coding sequence ATGAGTCTGATTAATACCCAACGTCTTGTTGACCACTTCCTACAATTGATTCAAATCGATAGCGAATCTGGTAATGAAAAACAGATTGCTGAAACCCTAGCTGAGCAGCTAGGTGAGCTCGGTTTCTCCGTGCAAAAACTGCCTGTTCCGGCGGATGTGTCGAACGGTTTTAACCTGTATGCCCGTCTTGATGGCACATTGAATGACAGCATTCTCTTTAGCTGCCACATGGACACAGTAAAACCGGGTAACGGTATCGAGCCAGTGATTGAAGATGGCATTATCCGCTCCAAAGGCAACACGATTTTGGGTGGTGATGACAAATCAGGCATTGCTGCAATTCTTGAAGCAGTACGTGTTCTGCGCGATAACCAACAAGCGCACAAAACCATTGAGATTGCTTTCACTGTGCATGAAGAAGGCGGCCTAAAAGGCTCTGAGCACTTCGACATGAGCAAAGTACAAGCACAGAAAGCGATTGTTCTCGACACAGGCGGCCCGATTGGCACTATCGTTCGCGCAGCGCCGGGCCAACAAAAAATCGTTGCAATGATCAAAGGCAAACCTGCCCACGCGGGTTTAGTACCGGAAGATGGTATCAGCGCGATTTCTGTGGCAGCTGATGCGATCACTCAAATGAAACTGCTACGTATTGACGAAGAAACCACAGCCAACATCGGTATTGTGCAAGGTGGTCAAGCAACAAATATTGTGATGCCTGAACTAAAAATTGTGGCAGAAGCACGTTCACTCAACGACGCTAAGTTAGAAGCCCAAGTTCAGCATATGATCGAAACGTTTGAGCGCGCAGCGGAGAAGCATGGCGCACAAGTAGAGATTGAATCAACTCGTGCTTATAACGCATTCAAGTTGGAAGAAGATAACGCGCACATCCAAGCGATTAAAGCGAGTTTCGAAGCGATTGGCGTTGAGCCAAAAACCAAGCTCAGCGGCGGCGGCAGTGATGCTAATAACTTCAACGCGAAAGGCTTAACTACGGTAAACCTCTCAACCGGCATGGCTAAAGTTCATACTACTGAAGAGTACATCGCGATTGCGGATATGGTGAAAATTGCCGAATTCGTTTGTGCTTATACCACCGCCTAA
- the hppD gene encoding 4-hydroxyphenylpyruvate dioxygenase, with product MMDSVNPLGTDGFEFVEYTAADMQGIASLKHLFTSLGFAEIAKHRSKEAWLYRQGDINFIVNAQPRSQAEAFAKEHGPSVCGMAFRVKDAAAALKHALANGAVEYKTEIGPMELSIPAVMGIGDSLLYFVDRYGDRSIYDVDFHFYPDSEVRLAKAQVGLYEIDHLTHNVKRGNMNQWAGFYERIGNFREIRYFDIEGKLTGLVSRAMTAPCGKIRIPINESSDDKSQIEEFIREYKGEGIQHIALSTEDIYHTVKTLRERGMDFMPTPDTYYDKVNQRVVGHQEDVDALRELRILIDGAPMKDGILLQIFTQTVIGPVFFEIIQRKGNQGFGEGNFKALFESIEEDQIRRGVLTDA from the coding sequence ATGATGGATAGCGTAAACCCACTCGGTACAGATGGCTTTGAATTTGTGGAATACACAGCGGCGGATATGCAGGGAATTGCCAGTCTCAAACACCTCTTCACCTCTCTGGGCTTTGCTGAAATTGCGAAACACCGCTCCAAAGAAGCTTGGTTATATCGCCAAGGCGACATCAATTTTATTGTGAATGCCCAGCCACGCAGCCAAGCTGAAGCGTTTGCCAAAGAGCATGGTCCTTCTGTCTGCGGGATGGCCTTTCGCGTGAAAGATGCAGCTGCCGCGCTCAAACATGCTTTGGCTAATGGTGCGGTGGAGTACAAAACCGAGATTGGGCCGATGGAGTTGAGCATTCCGGCGGTGATGGGCATTGGTGACAGCTTGCTCTATTTTGTGGATCGCTATGGCGATCGCAGCATCTATGATGTCGATTTCCATTTTTACCCTGACAGCGAAGTACGCCTAGCGAAAGCGCAAGTGGGACTGTACGAAATTGACCACCTCACTCACAACGTGAAGCGCGGCAATATGAACCAGTGGGCAGGTTTTTATGAGCGCATTGGTAACTTCCGTGAAATCCGCTACTTTGATATCGAGGGTAAACTGACGGGGTTGGTGAGCCGAGCCATGACTGCGCCATGCGGCAAAATACGCATTCCGATCAACGAGTCTTCTGACGATAAATCGCAAATCGAAGAGTTTATTCGTGAGTACAAAGGGGAAGGGATCCAGCATATCGCGCTCAGCACGGAGGATATTTACCATACAGTGAAAACCTTGCGTGAACGCGGTATGGATTTTATGCCAACGCCAGATACTTATTACGATAAAGTGAATCAGCGGGTGGTTGGACATCAAGAAGATGTCGATGCGCTGCGTGAATTGCGTATTTTAATTGACGGCGCACCGATGAAAGACGGCATTCTGCTGCAAATCTTTACCCAAACCGTGATTGGCCCAGTCTTCTTTGAAATCATTCAGCGTAAAGGAAACCAAGGCTTTGGTGAGGGTAACTTTAAAGCGCTGTTTGAATCGATTGAAGAAGATCAAATCCGCCGTGGAGTATTGACTGATGCATAA
- a CDS encoding homogentisate 1,2-dioxygenase: MHKWITFPHREGTCSRQAHADFPEQAIYEREAGRSGFFGPAAHFHHQHAPTGWSEWEGELRPRAFNFNHVEGVNALSPWQVPLLLNNQEVKVRVWKLEQAMPALARNADGDELLFIHQGKADLYCDYGHLTVSEGDYVLIPRSTNWRLEPIEPLFILMIENTDAAYSLPEKGLVGNHAVFDPAVLDVPSINDQFRAQYSEQQTQVQVKRHGQISTITFPFNPLDAVGWHGDLSVVRLNWRDIRPLMSHRYHLPPSAHTTFVGQGFVVCTFVPRPIESDPGALKVPFYHNNDDYDEVLFYHAGDFFSRDNIEAGMVTFHPAGFTHGPHPKAFQAGLEYRKKFTDEVAVMIDTRHALHFSEAAQQVENRQYVYSWQSKKE, encoded by the coding sequence ATGCATAAATGGATTACTTTTCCGCATCGTGAAGGCACCTGTTCAAGGCAGGCACATGCTGATTTCCCAGAGCAGGCGATTTATGAGCGTGAAGCGGGGCGCAGTGGTTTTTTCGGCCCCGCGGCGCATTTTCATCACCAACATGCACCGACAGGTTGGAGTGAGTGGGAGGGCGAACTGCGTCCACGTGCATTCAATTTCAACCATGTTGAGGGAGTGAATGCTTTATCCCCTTGGCAAGTGCCGCTTTTACTGAATAACCAAGAAGTGAAAGTGCGGGTGTGGAAGCTAGAACAAGCTATGCCAGCGTTGGCGCGCAATGCCGATGGTGATGAGCTGTTGTTTATCCATCAGGGCAAAGCGGATCTCTATTGTGATTATGGTCATCTGACGGTGAGTGAAGGTGATTATGTGTTGATTCCTCGCTCGACCAACTGGCGTTTAGAGCCGATTGAGCCCTTGTTTATTTTGATGATTGAAAACACCGATGCAGCGTATTCACTGCCGGAAAAAGGCTTAGTGGGAAATCATGCGGTGTTTGATCCTGCGGTCCTAGATGTGCCTTCGATCAATGATCAGTTCCGAGCGCAGTATTCTGAGCAGCAGACGCAAGTGCAGGTGAAGCGTCACGGGCAGATCAGCACCATTACTTTCCCGTTTAATCCATTGGATGCGGTGGGGTGGCATGGCGATCTCTCTGTCGTGCGCCTGAACTGGCGCGATATTCGCCCGCTGATGTCGCATCGCTACCATCTTCCGCCTTCGGCACATACCACCTTTGTCGGCCAAGGTTTTGTTGTGTGTACTTTTGTACCGCGCCCGATTGAGAGTGATCCCGGCGCGCTGAAAGTGCCGTTTTATCACAACAACGATGATTACGATGAAGTGCTGTTTTACCACGCCGGCGATTTTTTCAGCCGTGACAATATTGAAGCCGGCATGGTGACTTTTCACCCTGCGGGTTTTACTCACGGTCCGCATCCGAAAGCGTTCCAAGCCGGCTTGGAATACCGCAAAAAATTCACTGATGAAGTGGCGGTGATGATTGATACCCGCCATGCGCTGCACTTTAGCGAAGCGGCGCAGCAAGTCGAAAATCGTCAGTATGTTTACAGTTGGCAGAGCAAAAAGGAGTAG
- the maiA gene encoding maleylacetoacetate isomerase — translation MSLILYGYWRSSAAYRVRIALNIKQLAYESRAVHLNKDGGQQHHADFHRLNPSELIPVLIDGELCLNQSLAIIEYLDETYPEPRLIPERGVERYQIKALALDIAADIHPINNLRILQYLSAEFSASDDEKNHWYRHWIDKGFLGLEEKLRQRAGIYSVGDTLSLVDVCLVPQVYNAERFDLDMSRYPTLKRVAESLRALPAFERAAPDRQPDAT, via the coding sequence ATGAGTTTGATTCTTTATGGATACTGGCGATCTTCTGCGGCTTACCGAGTGCGAATTGCGCTCAACATCAAACAGTTGGCGTATGAATCGCGTGCTGTGCATTTGAACAAAGATGGGGGGCAGCAGCATCATGCGGATTTTCATCGCCTCAACCCCAGTGAACTCATCCCCGTGCTTATTGATGGTGAACTGTGTTTAAACCAGTCGTTGGCGATTATTGAATATCTGGATGAAACCTATCCAGAGCCTCGTCTGATCCCAGAACGAGGTGTAGAACGCTATCAAATAAAGGCATTGGCGCTCGATATCGCAGCCGATATCCATCCGATCAATAATTTGCGGATTTTGCAGTACCTTTCCGCAGAATTTTCGGCTTCGGACGATGAGAAAAATCATTGGTACCGTCATTGGATTGACAAAGGCTTCCTCGGGCTGGAAGAAAAGTTACGCCAACGAGCAGGGATATACAGTGTGGGCGATACTCTGTCACTGGTTGACGTCTGCCTAGTTCCACAAGTGTACAACGCTGAGCGTTTTGATTTGGATATGAGTCGTTACCCCACACTAAAACGGGTAGCTGAGTCTTTACGCGCTTTACCCGCTTTTGAGCGGGCAGCACCTGATCGTCAGCCAGATGCTACTTGA
- a CDS encoding propionyl-CoA synthetase, which produces MSAYQEQYQWAKEQPEAFWRKQAQQIDWFQPPQTILANDEHGIERWFPDGVLNTCWLALDYHCEQGRGDHTALIYDSPVTGKKQRYSYSALRDSVAKIAGMLAAQGVSKGDRVIIYMPMIPEAAMAMLACARLGAIHSVVFGGFAPNELAVRIEDAEPKVIMTASCGVEINKVIPYKPMVDKAIMDSRWKPEKVLVYQRSECRAELTHARDLEWNTVVQSATPHGCVPVLATDPLYILYTSGTTGKPKGVVRDNGGHAVALKYSMQIIYNMPQDGVFWAASDVGWVVGHSYIVYAPLIHGCTTILYEGKPVRTPDPGAFWRVCQEYQVTALFSAPTAFRAIKKEDPNGDYLKQYDLSALTTIFMAGERLDPPTLEWVQSKTGKPVIDHWWQTETGWAIAGNPTGLESMPIKAGSATKPIPGYQVEILNELGENMPANQQGFVALKRPLPPSCLPTVWRNHDRFESGYLAQFPGYYVSGDGGYLDDDGYLFIMGRIDDVINVAGHRLSTGEMEEIVGAHPAVAECAVIGVHDELKGQLPLGLVVLKDGVKIDAQTLEQELVASVRNQIGAVACFKHAIVVERLPKTRSGKILRRIIRQIADGESYTIPSTIDDPMSLNELENLFQH; this is translated from the coding sequence ATGTCTGCCTATCAAGAGCAATATCAATGGGCGAAAGAGCAGCCCGAAGCCTTCTGGCGTAAACAAGCGCAGCAGATCGACTGGTTTCAACCACCGCAAACCATTTTGGCGAATGATGAGCATGGCATCGAGCGTTGGTTTCCTGATGGTGTACTCAATACTTGCTGGCTAGCGCTCGACTATCACTGCGAGCAAGGCCGTGGTGATCACACTGCGCTGATTTACGATTCGCCCGTGACGGGCAAAAAGCAGCGCTATAGTTACTCGGCATTGCGTGACAGTGTCGCGAAAATTGCCGGTATGCTGGCTGCGCAAGGGGTGAGCAAAGGTGATCGCGTTATCATCTACATGCCGATGATCCCAGAAGCGGCGATGGCGATGCTGGCTTGTGCGCGTTTGGGCGCCATTCACTCGGTCGTGTTTGGTGGCTTCGCACCGAATGAGCTGGCAGTGCGGATTGAAGATGCGGAGCCGAAAGTGATCATGACCGCCTCGTGCGGCGTGGAAATCAATAAGGTGATTCCCTACAAGCCCATGGTCGACAAAGCCATTATGGATAGCCGCTGGAAGCCTGAAAAAGTCTTGGTTTATCAGCGCAGTGAATGCCGCGCCGAGCTCACTCATGCACGCGATTTGGAATGGAACACGGTCGTGCAATCGGCCACGCCGCACGGTTGTGTGCCTGTGCTCGCCACCGATCCGCTGTATATCCTCTACACCTCAGGCACCACAGGCAAACCGAAAGGCGTGGTGCGCGATAATGGCGGTCACGCGGTTGCGCTCAAGTATTCAATGCAGATCATCTACAACATGCCGCAAGATGGAGTGTTTTGGGCGGCTTCGGATGTGGGCTGGGTAGTCGGTCACTCCTATATTGTGTATGCGCCGCTGATTCATGGCTGCACCACCATTTTGTATGAAGGCAAACCGGTACGCACACCCGATCCCGGCGCGTTTTGGCGAGTGTGTCAGGAGTACCAAGTCACCGCTCTGTTTTCTGCGCCGACCGCGTTTCGTGCCATCAAAAAAGAAGATCCAAATGGCGATTATTTAAAACAGTACGATTTGTCGGCGTTAACCACCATTTTTATGGCCGGAGAGCGGCTTGACCCGCCGACCTTGGAATGGGTACAAAGCAAAACAGGCAAGCCAGTGATTGATCACTGGTGGCAAACAGAAACGGGGTGGGCGATTGCTGGAAACCCAACGGGTCTTGAATCTATGCCCATCAAAGCGGGCTCGGCAACCAAACCGATCCCCGGTTATCAGGTGGAGATTCTTAATGAGCTTGGCGAAAACATGCCCGCCAATCAGCAAGGTTTTGTCGCACTAAAAAGGCCTCTACCACCAAGCTGCCTGCCAACCGTATGGCGTAACCATGACCGTTTTGAGTCGGGCTATTTGGCGCAATTCCCCGGTTATTATGTATCCGGTGATGGCGGTTATCTCGATGACGACGGGTATCTGTTCATCATGGGACGCATTGATGATGTGATCAACGTTGCGGGGCATCGATTATCGACAGGCGAGATGGAAGAGATCGTCGGTGCGCATCCGGCTGTGGCGGAATGTGCGGTGATTGGCGTCCACGACGAGCTGAAAGGGCAGTTGCCACTGGGTTTAGTGGTGCTCAAAGATGGGGTGAAGATTGATGCGCAAACGCTGGAGCAAGAGTTGGTCGCCAGTGTGCGCAATCAAATTGGTGCGGTGGCTTGCTTTAAGCATGCAATAGTCGTCGAACGTTTACCCAAAACACGCTCCGGCAAAATTTTGCGGCGTATCATCCGCCAAATCGCCGATGGTGAGAGTTACACCATTCCGTCGACCATTGATGATCCCATGAGCCTCAATGAGCTGGAAAACCTGTTTCAGCATTAA